The Catalinimonas alkaloidigena genome segment AGACGGTAGACGCTGTCGCCATCGTTCTGATAGTTTTTGGCGGCGTTGATGCCCCCCTGCGCGGCAATGGAGTGTGCCCGGCGTGGGCTATCGTGGAACGAAAACGCTTTGACGTTGTAGCCGAGTTCCGCCAGCGAAGCGGCTGCCGATGCACCCGCCAGACCGGTACCGACCACGATGATGTCGTACTTCCGTTTGTTTGCAGGGTTTACCAGCTTGACATTAAACTTATGGTTGGTCCACTTTTCGGCAATCGCGCCTTCAGGAATATGAGAATCCAGCTTCATGGTAGAGTGCAGCAATCAATTAAAAAACAGGAAGTAGATCGGAAACACGGCAAACGCTATGGGGAATAAAATCGCCAGAAACGTGCCGGTCCCTTTTATAACTGGCAAGTACTTCGGATGGTTTAAGCCCAACGTCCGGAAAGCGCTTTGAAACCCGTGATTCAGGTGAAACGCCAGCAGAACCATCGCCAGGATGTACAGGATGGAGTACCACCATTCTACCCGAAACGTGGTAGCTACCAGGGTATACATGTCGCGGTTGCCCCAGGCATCTACGCCCGGTTCCCCGAACTTGTAGCGGTACCAGAAGTTCTGAATGTGGATGACCAGAAAGATCAGCACGATGGAGCCGGAAATGCCCATGTTACGCGAAAACCACGAAACGCCCGGCGAAGGCTGGGTATAGGCGTACTTTTGAGGCCGCGCCTGCGCGTTGCGACGCGTCAGGGTAGTGGCGGTGTACACGTGGAGGACGATGCCGAGCAGGAGTACGATTTCCATCACGCGGATGATGGCCGCGGAGGTCATAAACTTGGAGTACTCGTTGAAAGCGCGGCCGCCGTCGTCGGCAAAAAGGAGAAAGTTGCCGGAAAGGTGTACGAAGAGAAACGAAACGAGGAACAAACCAGTAAGCGACATCAGCACTTTCTGGCCGATGGAACTTGTCACAGCTCTGGTAAACCAGGTCATATTATGTGGGGCTTCTTCGGAAGAGAAAAGGTAAATACTAAAACCAGCCAAAAGTACAGGCGGAACAAATAGCAAACAATCTGTAATTTGCTATTTTGAACAATTATAAATAGGTCCTGATCCCTCGGCTACTTTCTTAATCTCTCGTGATTTGGCACTTTACAAATCTTTAGCTTTGGTTTGCACAAATTCGGGAGATTGCTCGTTATCTTCCTAGTAGCTTGCCTCTTCCATCTATATCTATGCGAAAGTTTTATCTGTTTCTGTTCTTCGTAGGCTTGGCCGCTATGGTTTCGCACCATGCCACAGCGACCCACGTCCGCGCTGGGGAGATTATTGCGCGCCCCGATCCCAAAGACCAACTACGCTGGACGTTTTACATCTATATCTACCGTGATGTAACCGGGATCGACCTCAAGGACCTGTCGTTTTATCCGGGCAACCTGACGGACGCCATTACCCTGGGCGAAGAGCATGTGGTGGTGACGGCTTTCCCGCAAGAGATCTATCCGAATACCGAACAGTGGTTGTATACCTATACGCACGTGTACGATGCCCCCGGCCGCTATACCGCACGTGCCGTTGTGCAGAATCGGAACCGTGGGGTCAACAACTTTGGGAATGGTGCCTCCGACATGTACAGCTTTTATGTGGAGACCCAAATCATCATAGACCCGAGTATCGACATCAATAATTCCCCGATTTTCGACAACCCTCCGTTGGAACGGGCGGCGCTGAACCGGCTCTATAAACACAATCCGGCCGCCACCGACCCCGATGGCGATAGTCTTTCGTATAAACTGGTGACGCCACGCTATTATCAGGAAAACCCTGTGGCAGGCAGTCCGGTTGCAGAACTTCCGGCCTTCAAGTGGCCCGATGATCCCAGTTGGAACGGGGTGAACGAAGACGGAACCGGGCCTTCTACTTTTACCATTTATTCTACTCCGGTGAGCAGCGACAGCATTGCGGCGGGCGATTTGATCTGGGATGTGCCCAGTGCGGAGGGCGTCGTGGGAGAGCATAATGTGGCGTTTCAGGTAACGGAGTGGCGCAAAGACCGCAACGGGCAATACCGGGAAATCGGCTACGTGGTGCGCGATATGCAGATTCTGGTGGAAGACGATCCCAACAACCCACCCGATGTGGTGACGACGCTGGACACGTGTGTGATTGCGGGCGATACGTTGTTGAACTACGTCACGGTGACCGATCCGGAAGACGATCAGGTGACGTTGTTTGCGTCGGGGGGGCCTTTGGTGACCGATCCCGGAGATGCTTTTTTCGAAGCCAACAATCCGCAGGCGACTGCGCCCGATCCGGCAAACGGGCTGTTTACGTGGTATACCGATTGCGAGGACGTACGCCGCTTACCGTACGAAGTGCTATTCACCGCTACTGACATCCCCAACCCGGGCGTGGGGCTGAGCGATTTGAAGACCCTGCGGATTACGGTATTGGGTCCGCCCCCTACCGGCTTGTTTGCAGAAGCCGTCAACGGACAGATCGAATTGACGTGGGACAGCTACGCCTGTACCAATGCCCAATCGATTGTGGTGTACCGTCGTGAAGGGTCGTTCCCGTTTGAGCGTTATCCCTGCGAGCCGGGCGTACCGGCCTCTTCGGGGTATGTGCCGGTGGCTACATTGCCCGTCGGAGTTACTTCCTACATCGACAACGACATTGAAAACAAGGGCGTCAACTATTGTTACGTGCTGGTAGCCGTCTTTCCGGAGCCACGCGGCGGATTATCCATCGCCAGCGATGAGGTCTGCGCTTCGCTGGATCTGGATGTGCCGGTATTGACCAAAGTCTCGGTCGACAGCACCGACGCCGTCGAAGGCGTTATTCAAGTACAATGGGCTAGTCCTCAACAGCTGGATTCCACACTGTACCCACCCCCGTATCGCTACGAACTGTATCGGGCTACCGGAGCGCAGGGCACCGATTTTACGCTGCTGTACAGCACGGAGAACCTGCTTGATACAACCCATACGGATGAAGGCAGTGCGGCCAATGTGCTCAATACCCTGGATCTGGCCTATCGCTATCGGTTGCTGTTCTATGCCAACAACCAACTGCTGGATTCTTCCCTGGCTTCCAGCGTACGCCTGACCATTACGCCGGATATCGAGTCATTGACGCTGACGTGGGTAGGGCTGGTGCCGTGGAACAACGACAATCAGTACCATCGCATCTACAGAAAAAATGACACCACGCAAGCGTTCGAGCTCATCGACTCGGTGCTGGTGAGTGCCGGTACGTATCGTTATGTCGACCGGGGAACGTATCAAAACCAGCCTCTGGAAACGGGAACAGAATACTGCTATTATGTAGAAA includes the following:
- a CDS encoding succinate dehydrogenase cytochrome b subunit, with product MTWFTRAVTSSIGQKVLMSLTGLFLVSFLFVHLSGNFLLFADDGGRAFNEYSKFMTSAAIIRVMEIVLLLGIVLHVYTATTLTRRNAQARPQKYAYTQPSPGVSWFSRNMGISGSIVLIFLVIHIQNFWYRYKFGEPGVDAWGNRDMYTLVATTFRVEWWYSILYILAMVLLAFHLNHGFQSAFRTLGLNHPKYLPVIKGTGTFLAILFPIAFAVFPIYFLFFN
- a CDS encoding gliding motility-associated C-terminal domain-containing protein, with the translated sequence MRKFYLFLFFVGLAAMVSHHATATHVRAGEIIARPDPKDQLRWTFYIYIYRDVTGIDLKDLSFYPGNLTDAITLGEEHVVVTAFPQEIYPNTEQWLYTYTHVYDAPGRYTARAVVQNRNRGVNNFGNGASDMYSFYVETQIIIDPSIDINNSPIFDNPPLERAALNRLYKHNPAATDPDGDSLSYKLVTPRYYQENPVAGSPVAELPAFKWPDDPSWNGVNEDGTGPSTFTIYSTPVSSDSIAAGDLIWDVPSAEGVVGEHNVAFQVTEWRKDRNGQYREIGYVVRDMQILVEDDPNNPPDVVTTLDTCVIAGDTLLNYVTVTDPEDDQVTLFASGGPLVTDPGDAFFEANNPQATAPDPANGLFTWYTDCEDVRRLPYEVLFTATDIPNPGVGLSDLKTLRITVLGPPPTGLFAEAVNGQIELTWDSYACTNAQSIVVYRREGSFPFERYPCEPGVPASSGYVPVATLPVGVTSYIDNDIENKGVNYCYVLVAVFPEPRGGLSIASDEVCASLDLDVPVLTKVSVDSTDAVEGVIQVQWASPQQLDSTLYPPPYRYELYRATGAQGTDFTLLYSTENLLDTTHTDEGSAANVLNTLDLAYRYRLLFYANNQLLDSSLASSVRLTITPDIESLTLTWVGLVPWNNDNQYHRIYRKNDTTQAFELIDSVLVSAGTYRYVDRGTYQNQPLETGTEYCYYVETRGTYNNPLIKPELLLNNSQEACSSPRDTVRPCPPVLTLIDTCGKCIGPGEEFPVNRGENRLTWTYPDELDGIACDSTVRAYRIYYAAQEGDSLQYLATVTAPVQEWIDPEGARPGCYEVRAVDESGNESPASNRVCSTLDCIAYELPNIFTPNGEGIHELFVPKCYTPWLIERVDFKVYNRWGKEVFASDEYLDIRWDGSGLPVGTYFYVAQVEFKQLSQGSAQRVFKGWVQIAR